One part of the Fusobacterium pseudoperiodonticum genome encodes these proteins:
- the secA gene encoding preprotein translocase subunit SecA encodes MIGGLLKKIFGTKNDREVKALTKIVDQINALEPEYEKLSDEDLRHKTDIFKERLANGETLDDILIEAFATVREASKRVLGLRHYDVQLIGGIVLHQGKITEMKTGEGKTLVATCPVYLNALAGKGVHVITVNDYLAKRDRDQMSRLYGFLGLSSGVILNGLPTEQRKRSYDSDITYGTNSEFGFDYLRDNMVSDLKNKVQRELNFCIVDEVDSILIDEARTPLIISGAAEDKIKWYQVSFQVVSMLTRSYETEKIKNIKEKKAMNIPDEKWGDYEVDEKSRTVVLTEKGVKRVEKILKIDNLYSPEHVELTHFLNQALKAKELFKRDRDYLVRENGEVVIIDEFTGRAMEGRRYSDGLHQAIEAKEGVNIAAENQTLATITLQNYFRMYKKLSGMTGTAETEATEFMHTYGLEVIVIPTNLPVIRRDNADLVYKTKNGKIKSIIDRIEALYEKGQPVLVGTISIKSSEELSELLKKRGVPHNVLNAKFHAQEAEIVAQAGRYKAVTIATNMAGRGTDIMLGGNPEFMALDEVGSRDDERFPEVLAKYQEQCKIEKEQVLALGGLFILGTERHESRRIDNQLRGRSGRQGDPGESEFYLSLEDDLMRLFGSERVSVWMERLKLPEDEPITHGMINSAIEKAQKKIEARNFGIRKSLLEFDDVMNLQRKAIYENRNEALGTDNLKDKILGMLKDTITAKVYEKFAAEHKEDWDIDGLNEYLEDFYVYEEDDEKAYLKDTKEGYAERVYNALVSQYNKKEEEIGSGLLRNLEKYILLEVVDNKWREHLKALDGLRESIYLRAYGQRDPVTEYKIISSQIFEEMISNIKEQTTSFLFKVAVKTEEERQSVEDFEEEDVKKVGNSEELCSCGSGKPYNKCCGR; translated from the coding sequence ATGATAGGTGGTTTACTTAAAAAAATTTTTGGAACAAAAAATGACAGAGAAGTAAAGGCTTTAACAAAAATTGTTGATCAAATTAATGCATTAGAACCTGAATATGAAAAACTTTCTGATGAAGATTTAAGGCACAAAACTGATATCTTTAAAGAAAGATTAGCAAATGGAGAAACTTTAGATGATATTTTAATTGAAGCATTCGCAACAGTTAGAGAAGCATCTAAAAGAGTTTTAGGTTTAAGACATTATGATGTTCAATTAATTGGAGGTATAGTTTTACATCAAGGGAAAATTACAGAAATGAAGACAGGGGAAGGAAAAACATTGGTTGCAACTTGTCCAGTTTACTTAAATGCCCTTGCAGGAAAAGGTGTTCACGTAATAACAGTAAATGACTATTTGGCAAAGAGAGATAGAGACCAAATGTCAAGATTATATGGATTTTTAGGATTGAGTTCAGGAGTTATCTTAAATGGACTTCCAACAGAACAAAGAAAAAGATCATATGATTCAGATATAACTTATGGAACAAACTCAGAATTTGGATTTGACTATTTAAGAGATAACATGGTATCAGATCTAAAGAATAAAGTTCAAAGAGAACTTAACTTCTGTATAGTGGACGAAGTTGACTCAATACTTATTGACGAAGCTAGAACACCACTAATAATATCTGGTGCAGCTGAAGATAAAATTAAATGGTATCAAGTTTCATTCCAAGTTGTATCTATGTTAACTAGAAGTTATGAAACAGAAAAAATTAAAAACATTAAAGAGAAAAAGGCTATGAATATCCCTGATGAAAAATGGGGAGATTATGAAGTTGATGAAAAATCAAGAACAGTAGTATTGACAGAAAAAGGTGTAAAAAGAGTTGAAAAAATATTAAAAATAGATAACCTTTATTCACCTGAACATGTTGAATTAACACATTTCTTGAACCAAGCATTAAAAGCTAAAGAATTATTTAAAAGAGATAGAGATTATTTAGTTAGAGAAAATGGAGAAGTAGTAATAATAGATGAATTTACTGGAAGAGCCATGGAAGGAAGAAGATACTCAGATGGTCTTCACCAAGCTATAGAAGCCAAAGAAGGAGTTAATATCGCTGCTGAAAACCAAACTCTTGCAACAATAACTCTTCAAAACTATTTCAGAATGTATAAGAAATTATCAGGAATGACTGGTACAGCTGAAACAGAAGCGACAGAATTTATGCATACTTATGGACTAGAAGTAATAGTTATACCAACTAACTTACCAGTTATAAGACGTGATAATGCTGACTTAGTATATAAAACTAAAAATGGAAAAATAAAATCTATTATAGATAGAATAGAAGCTCTATATGAAAAAGGACAACCTGTTCTTGTTGGAACAATTTCAATAAAGAGTTCAGAAGAATTATCTGAATTATTGAAAAAAAGAGGAGTTCCTCATAATGTATTGAATGCTAAATTCCACGCTCAAGAAGCTGAAATAGTTGCTCAAGCAGGAAGATATAAAGCTGTAACAATAGCTACTAACATGGCAGGAAGAGGAACAGATATTATGCTAGGAGGAAACCCAGAATTCATGGCTCTTGATGAAGTAGGATCAAGAGATGATGAAAGATTCCCTGAAGTATTAGCAAAATATCAAGAACAATGTAAAATAGAAAAAGAACAAGTTTTAGCTTTAGGTGGACTATTCATACTTGGTACTGAAAGACATGAATCTAGAAGAATTGATAACCAATTAAGAGGAAGATCTGGAAGACAAGGGGACCCTGGAGAATCAGAATTCTATTTATCACTTGAAGATGATTTAATGAGACTATTTGGTTCAGAAAGAGTTAGTGTATGGATGGAAAGATTAAAATTACCTGAAGATGAACCTATAACTCATGGAATGATAAACTCAGCTATAGAAAAAGCTCAAAAGAAGATAGAAGCTAGAAACTTTGGTATAAGAAAGAGCTTACTTGAATTTGATGACGTTATGAACCTTCAAAGAAAAGCTATTTATGAAAATAGAAATGAAGCTTTAGGTACAGATAACCTAAAAGACAAGATATTAGGAATGCTTAAAGATACTATTACAGCTAAAGTTTACGAAAAATTTGCTGCTGAACATAAAGAAGACTGGGATATAGATGGATTAAATGAATATCTAGAAGATTTCTATGTGTATGAAGAAGATGATGAAAAAGCTTACTTAAAGGATACTAAAGAAGGTTATGCTGAAAGAGTATACAATGCTTTAGTTTCTCAATACAATAAAAAAGAAGAAGAAATTGGTTCTGGTCTTTTAAGAAATCTTGAAAAATATATTTTACTTGAAGTTGTTGATAACAAGTGGAGAGAACACTTAAAAGCTCTTGATGGATTAAGAGAAAGTATTTATTTAAGAGCTTATGGTCAAAGAGACCCAGTAACTGAATATAAAATAATATCAAGCCAAATATTTGAAGAAATGATTAGTAACATTAAAGAACAAACTACATCTTTCTTATTTAAAGTTGCTGTAAAAACTGAGGAAGAAAGACAAAGTGTAGAAGACTTTGAAGAAGAAGATGTAAAAAAAGTTGGAAACTCTGAAGAATTGTGTTCTTGTGGAAGTGGAAAACCATACAATAAATGTTGTGGTAGATAA
- the ligA gene encoding NAD-dependent DNA ligase LigA, whose product MKIKERIEELKNSNAGLTLYSSQELKDLERIVKLKEDLDKYRDSYYNDNESLISDYEFDILLKELESLEEKYPEYKEASSPTASVGASLKENKFKKVEHAHPMLSLANSYNIGEVVDFIERIKKRISKEQELKYCLEVKLDGLSISLTYIQGKLVRAVTRGDGFIGEDVTENILQIASVVKTLPQAIDIEIRGEIVLPLASFEKLNKERLEKGEELFANPRNAASGTLRQLDPKIVKERALDAYFYFLVEADKLGLKSHSESMKFLESMGIKTTGIFELLENSKDIEQRIDYWEKERENLPYETDGLVIKVDEINLWEEIGYTSKTPRWAIAYKFPAHQVSTVLNDVTWQVGRTGKLTPVAELEEVELSGSKVKRASLHNISEIQRKDIRIGDRVFIEKAAEIIPQVVKAIKEERTGNEKTIEEPINCPVCNHKLEREEGLVDIKCVNEECPAKIQGEIEYFVSRDALNIMGLGSKIVEKFIDLGYIKTVVDIYDLKNHREDLENIDKMGKRSIENLLNSIEESKNREYDKVIYALGIPFIGKVASKVLAKASKNIDKLMSMTFEELTSIEGIGEIAANEIIAFFKKEKTQKLVAALKEKGLKFEITENETKVENLNPNFAGKNFLFTGTLKHFTREQIKEEIEKLGGKNLSSVSKNLDYLIVGEKAGSKLKKAQEIPTIKILTEEEFIELKDKFD is encoded by the coding sequence ATGAAAATAAAAGAAAGAATAGAAGAATTAAAGAATAGCAACGCAGGCTTGACACTATACTCATCACAAGAACTAAAAGATTTAGAAAGAATTGTTAAATTAAAAGAAGATTTAGATAAGTATAGAGACTCTTATTACAATGATAATGAAAGTCTTATCTCAGATTATGAATTTGATATTTTATTAAAAGAATTAGAAAGCTTAGAAGAAAAATATCCAGAATATAAGGAGGCTTCATCTCCAACAGCAAGTGTGGGAGCAAGCTTAAAAGAAAATAAATTTAAAAAAGTTGAACATGCACACCCGATGTTAAGTTTGGCTAACAGCTATAATATTGGTGAGGTTGTGGACTTTATTGAAAGAATAAAAAAGAGAATTTCTAAGGAGCAAGAACTAAAATATTGTTTGGAGGTTAAACTTGATGGCTTATCTATCAGTCTAACTTACATACAAGGTAAACTTGTTAGAGCTGTAACTCGTGGAGATGGCTTTATTGGTGAAGATGTAACAGAGAATATCTTACAAATAGCAAGTGTTGTAAAAACTTTACCACAAGCTATAGACATTGAAATCAGAGGAGAAATAGTTTTACCACTAGCTAGTTTTGAGAAGCTGAACAAGGAAAGATTAGAAAAGGGTGAAGAACTTTTTGCTAATCCTAGAAATGCAGCAAGTGGAACTTTAAGACAATTAGATCCTAAGATAGTTAAAGAAAGAGCCTTAGATGCATATTTCTATTTCTTAGTTGAAGCAGATAAATTAGGTTTAAAATCTCACAGTGAAAGTATGAAATTCTTAGAATCTATGGGAATTAAAACAACAGGAATTTTTGAACTTTTAGAAAACTCAAAAGACATAGAGCAAAGAATAGATTATTGGGAAAAGGAAAGAGAAAATCTACCTTATGAAACAGATGGACTTGTTATAAAAGTTGATGAGATTAATCTATGGGAAGAAATAGGTTATACAAGTAAAACTCCAAGATGGGCAATAGCATATAAATTCCCTGCACATCAAGTATCTACTGTTTTAAATGATGTAACTTGGCAAGTTGGAAGAACAGGTAAATTAACACCTGTTGCAGAGCTAGAAGAAGTTGAACTATCAGGAAGTAAGGTTAAAAGAGCAAGCTTACATAATATTAGTGAAATTCAAAGAAAAGACATAAGAATAGGTGACAGAGTCTTTATAGAAAAAGCTGCTGAGATTATACCTCAAGTTGTAAAGGCAATAAAAGAAGAAAGAACAGGAAATGAAAAGACTATAGAAGAGCCAATTAATTGCCCTGTATGTAACCATAAACTTGAAAGAGAAGAAGGACTTGTTGATATAAAATGTGTAAACGAAGAATGTCCTGCTAAAATTCAAGGAGAAATAGAATATTTTGTTTCAAGAGATGCTTTAAACATCATGGGACTAGGTTCAAAGATAGTTGAAAAATTCATAGATTTAGGTTATATAAAAACTGTTGTAGATATCTATGACTTAAAAAATCATAGAGAAGACTTAGAAAATATTGATAAAATGGGAAAAAGAAGTATAGAGAACCTGTTAAATTCAATAGAAGAAAGTAAAAATAGAGAATACGATAAAGTTATTTATGCTTTAGGAATACCATTTATAGGAAAGGTTGCTTCTAAAGTTTTAGCTAAGGCTTCAAAAAATATTGATAAGTTAATGTCTATGACTTTTGAAGAATTGACATCAATAGAAGGAATTGGTGAAATAGCAGCAAATGAAATTATAGCTTTCTTTAAGAAGGAAAAAACTCAAAAACTTGTAGCTGCTTTAAAAGAAAAAGGATTGAAATTTGAAATAACAGAAAATGAAACAAAAGTAGAAAATTTAAATCCTAATTTTGCAGGAAAGAATTTCTTATTTACAGGTACATTGAAGCACTTCACAAGAGAGCAAATAAAGGAAGAAATTGAGAAATTAGGTGGTAAGAATTTAAGTTCAGTAAGCAAGAATTTAGATTATTTAATAGTTGGAGAAAAAGCTGGAAGTAAGTTGAAGAAAGCACAAGAAATTCCAACTATAAAAATACTAACTGAAGAAGAGTTTATTGAGTTGAAAGATAAATTTGACTAA